Below is a genomic region from Medicago truncatula cultivar Jemalong A17 chromosome 3, MtrunA17r5.0-ANR, whole genome shotgun sequence.
TATCATTGACTGATATATTATCTCATTTATATTATCTTTATTTCCTTGTAAATATCTCTTATATAATTAGGACAGATTTACTCCCTATGATCAAGGGGAGACCTTTTCAGATCCAGGAAGGTACCGGAGGTTAGTTGGGAAGCTGAATTATTTGACCATGACAAGACCTGATATTTCATATGCAGTCAGTGTTGTTAGTCAATTCTTGAATTCCCCTTGTGATATTCATTGGGATGCTGTGGTTAGaattctaagatatatcaagaGAGCCCCTGGAAAAGGTCTTGTTTATGCAGACAGAGGTCATTCAGATATTGTTGCGTATACAGACGCAGATTGGGCTGGAAGTCCGTCTGACAGAAGGTCCACATCTGGATATTGTGTTCTCATTGGAGGCAATTTGATTTCATGGAAAAGTAAGAAGCAAAATGTCATTGCTAGATCAAGTGCAGAGGCAGAATATAGAGCTATGGCACTTACTACATGTGAGAATTTGGTTAAACGAACAGTCTGTTTGGTTCTGCGTCCATTATTAAAAGCACCAATGCAAAATGTTGTGATTTTTAGAAGCCATGAAATGAAGCTTTTTCTGATTATTAGTGTCCTGTAACAGTGAGTTACACTGTAAAGTAATTCTATGAATAGAGTTATAATCTTAAAGTATCTTATATTCTCTCTTAGGattaattttaagttacttATTCTGATTTTTATTGATTTAGGATCGAGCCTATGTATCCCTATAAATAGGGATTAGTGTTTACTAGTCTTTTGCTTGAATGTGAGACCAGTAGTTGATGAAAAGTAACTCTATTCATTGCAAAAAGTAATTAGTGTCCTAAGGCCAGTAGTTGATGAAAAGTAACTAGAAATTCATTGCAAAAAGTAATTAGTGTCCTGTAACAGTGTAACTCACTGCagtttttcttctattttatcattttacttGATGCAttaaagaaaaaccaattaagAAGATAATATCACTGACCGGCAAGAAAACAAGTCCGTGCAAAAAACCAAGAAGTACTAATGACAAGTACATTTGAAAGTAATAAACCTGCAAAAGCAAAAATTAGTTATTGCGCACATATATAATATACCACAGTCCGACCAAAAAACAGAGGATGAACTCATAATACCACAAAAACTTCTGTTCTTGAGAAGCAAAGAACGATGACTCCAACCAACTTTGTTAGTGTGATACCACTGCAATAGCATAAAGTGAATATTGTTTAGAAAAGAAACTTTACATAAATTTAAGGCAACGATATATGGATCAAATGCAGATGTGACACAATTTCTATAAAACTGTGTTAGAAACAACACAAGTCTATCATGTAAATGGGTTGAAAGCAATCTGGTAGGAATACTATCAGGGCCTGTGGTCCTTCATAAGTTCATACCCATGAACCTATTGTTCATTTTTTCCTTTAGAGAATTGGTAGCAAAACCAAAGAGCGACTTGAAGAATGTGACTTCTCACTTGCTGCATGCACATGTTTACATGTCAAGAAATAGACAATATGTTTATGCCGGCACAAAATCACCTGAAGACTGAAGCCCCCATTGTACCTAGAGCCTCCTTAACACGCTGATCTTTATCCCCACTTGCAACCTGCAGTAAGATTTAGCTATGTGAAACTAACAGAAACTAGTTCATATATAACAATGACAATGAAATGCAGTTCAAGTATTACAGAATTCAATGATTTTGCTAAAACTagtacttaaaaaaaatgcacaaaaaCATTAGTAGTCCTTTTAAGCATGGTACATAAGTTCAAAACAGTGGACCAGTACACAACTGAGTATCCACCGTTGCATATAACTAGTAGTTCACCAATGGTCCAGATCTTATCAAGGCATGTCgcttaaaatttatatttcccCATCCCCTTTTAGGCCTCCTTCTGCACCACCACTGTCCAGTTGCAGCAGCTCCGCAACGCTGCTCTTCCTCATCCCCGCCCGCTCCTCCCAATCTTCTGCCTGCTGCTGCCGCATGAAGCGGCTCCCTAGTTCCTCAACAAGAAAGAATGGGCACTGATTTTGTGAGCGACATGTATTTAGGCCAGTAGGCTTGAGTTGAGAGAAACCCAGAGATTTAATTCGGTTACCTCCTCTATTCCTAGACTTGAATATTCTAGAAGTTGCATACTACAACGGATGAAAAGAAACAGGGCCAAGAGACTTATGGGTAATTTGTGACTATTCATCAATGAAGGGACCATCCACAGGAGATTGTGGTTGGGGGAGGGGGGGAAGGGCCCGATGGAGGTGTGACGGCTAGGAAGAATTGTGGAATCATGCTACGGAGGCATGGTACGGCAACTGCTGTTGGGTGTTGCAATGGTGAGAGCATACAGAAGCGTATTGGTGTGGGTTGTGGGTGGTTTCTCACGGAAAAGGACACTACAATGGAAGCCAGTTTCACAAGGAGCAAGAGACACATAGGCCAGCCGTGCAGTTGCGATTGTCCACCACAGCCGACAGGAAGACTCTTCGATGTGCTTATAAAGTAGTGTCTTCACCTAACTCTTATTTCTCTCTACACTCCTTTCTGCTGCCACCACTAGTACCTCCGACAACTTCAGCATGTCCGGCAACCTCACTGGTGACATCACCGGATAAGTCATCACAGTAGCAACAAAATCACTCCCTGCCTGACTGCCTCTGCCGCCGCAAACCACCAGCCACACTGGCAAAGCTACCATGGCACCACCCGACCTTGCAAACCTCACCCTACTGTGCACCCAAACCCTCTAAGCCCATTCATGCACCAGTCCCATGAACCAATCCTAAACACCGCACACTCCCCTCAAACCGCCACATGCTTACGCCAACACAGTGGAAACCTCAACCAGTCCTACCTACAAACCGACATTAACACAAGCCAGAGATAAGATTGCCTCCGTTTATGTCTTTGCCTTGCCCCAACCCGCCACAACTTACAACCGGATCTGCTGCATCTGGCTGCTAATTTCAATTGGGGTACCATATACGCTATCAAAAGATAATGAAAACAGAGAATGACAagtttcaatgattttttttctctaacgGCGCTGAAATAGATAATGGATGAActgataatttaaatttttgaatgagtAACATAGGTACATCATACACCTGTACATTGTGTAAGGTAAACTAGAAAGCAGAGTGGTACTAACAGTGAAAGAATGAGTCAAATGCACGGAAAACTCAACAGCAATACCCACTGACATAACGAGGTTGACAACTGAGATGGCATTCAATTGGATATTCAGAATGGCCATCATACCCTACAAAGCATAATATTGTAAGTAAACAAATTAACATGGTGATTTGAAATTCTAAATATCAAGCACCAATAAAAACATGAAACAGTAAAAAGAACTACATAATACACATTTCAATccacaattaaaaaaatctagtgctagttgaaatgaagaaaaataccataagatcaacaacaatcattGTCAACACCAACAAAATGATTGCGGAACTCCATAAACTGCATAAATGTTGAAATCGAAGGATCAAACCAAGAATCGTTAGATTCATCAGACAATAACTCACTGATACCTCTATCTAATTAAGGAAGAAGGTGAAAATGATTAAACCATTTactaaaataagctaatcctCACCTGCCTGTGATAACCAAGCACACAATAAATACTGCACCTGTTACATCATCATTTGACAGTGTTAATAGATCACAGCTCAACGCCAACATGTATAAAATGCGCAGCAATATGTACAGAATTTTAGGTCTCAATACTAACCAATAGCTATTGCAAGATTGACCAGTGCAGTCTTCCATATGTTAAGGTATTGctcaaaaaacatataaaacacTGAATATGGGAAGATCTCAATCTGCACAAGAAAAGGAATCTTAGTTCAATCACAGTGAACATTGTAAAAGGCAAAATCTGCTACGTCGTTCTTTTTTTACTAtaacaactgcaagagactctTATTCTCAATTGCTGAAGAACGGAGCATGTCAAACCATTCCCTAATTATAATTAGTAATTACCATATGtttctatattatatatgtaatttaatgACTGAAAAAGGTTGATTCGGCGTGCAGAAAAATTAGTACCTTCAAAGAATCAGAAACCCTTGAACTGAACTCTCGAGCAGCCCTCATGGAATTAACAAAGTCGACCTAAAACAGTTTTACAGTTAAACTTGGACCTTTTTGATACAAATTTAACCATAGAAAAGATTATATAGAAAGAAATACAACCTGCTTGTTGAGTGGGGTATGATATGTACGGAATGATGATGCTTGAATAATGCCACTGTCATAGCCTAACAACCAAAATACAATTCCAAAGTCAGACATTATGCACTCTAGATTATATACTGCTtcaaagttcaagggagttccCTGTCTAAAGATGACCTAAcggagagaattttttttaaaattatgaacaaaaaaagtgaatttgaacaaaataaagGAGCGCCTTTAAATCATCGGACCTTTCAGTTCAACACTGCTGGTGTACGCCCCATGACCACCCTTTGCACAATCAGCAGATGGGAGAGCACTAAGAAACCACGGCAGTTTCTCCCTAAATTGTGTTGTGGAAGGACGATCATTGTGAAGATCTGAGTGACGGAAACACTGCACAATTTATCAAAGTGTTTAGATTAAGGCATTAAAACAGAAACAAGAAAGTATTGTGACAGTGATTGCACTGATAAAACATGTCTATTACCGTTGTGCAATCGTTACATACTCCAACTGAAACACAAGAATCGTCTTCAGGAGCACAGCAAGGAGGCTGGGAAGAAAAATTAATTGTCAGttactaaaaaattattttacacttggatacttaagaaaaatattaacctCCTTAGccttttctctcaatttttttattacaaaaaatgaaaaaaggaaTTTGTAAGTTAGAGACTTTTATTCATAAATATCATTTACCAATAAAGCAAAATCATATTCTCTTGTTAATCATCctattttttctattaattaCTAGCATTCAGACAAGCACAGTCTATCTGCTCTTCTATTgcgctaatgcgtataaattacaaacagtagtttttatgattttctatTAATTACTAGCATTCAGACGAGCACGGTCTATCTGCTCTTCTATTgcgctaatgcgtataaattacaaacagtagtttttatgaaattttgattaaaattattttgattttgataaattataggtataaaatataaatatattgtcCAAGTCCCACATCAATTAATATGTGACGCCTAATGGACTACTTAATCTTAGgttaaattaaatcataatcCTAGCCATGatcataacaatttttttattaacccaCTGTAAAAAATTAAGTCACCATAAACAGATATGGTGTAAGAATCTGAACATAAAACATGAATAAGCACATATTACATAATCCAGATTTGGCATATAAATCAGTGTTATAATGAGTGCACCAGACCTGATCATCAGGAGGGCAATAACTCCCATTAGTGAACTTCCTGCAGCAACCAAATGCTTCTGGAGATACCCACACAAGAAAATCATCGAGCCAAGAAGCAGCTGGCTTGGCAATATAACTTGTGTCTGGTACTAGGGCCGCTTTAGCGATCTACGAGGTAAAAATATAACATCCATAACAAGTATCAAGTTATCATTGATATGTAGGGAAAAGAAATTACAAACTAGTTAGTGCAAACAAGTAGATCAATGGCATGAACTACCACCAGCTTAATACAGCTGGAATAAATTACAAAGCAAACTGATGTCTCGTTAAGAATGATATATTTGTAAGGCAAATATTCCGCAAATAACCAAAATGTGTGGTTAGTGGTTACAACTTACAATCTTATATAGATCagaatcaaataaatcaaatgctAGTGCTTTACCTCATTTAAAAGAGAGTCTGAATTGCATTGGCTTATGGAGCAAAGCTGATTTGTATGTGTTGATTCTGAGCTGAGGTGAGGAAATAACATTAGATCAAACCATTCCCAACACAGAAGTACCAAGACTGGGTTAAGCATTTCCCTTCCAGAGATATTTGCACtacttatatttaatttatgtttttgaaaCTCATAGATCTTttgtaagagaaaaaaaaacgcATAACTAAATAAAACTTTGATCGGGTGAAACAATTTCAGATCAATCCTGCGTCGCGATCAAGGTGGATGTCTTTGgtaaatcacaaattcatatGATCCATGCAGATATCATTAGTACAAAAACATGACAGTAACTGATAATATAATTAGAATATGACAAATAGTATGACTAAATGTGGAAgttcaatcaataatattatattatcatggtttgtccttgtgagcttagctcagttggtatggacaatgcataatatatgcaaggtctggggttcgaatcccggccaccacaaaaaaaaaaatattatcatggTTTAAGAAATTTATCTATTACTCGGTCTGTTCTATGACTGGCATCAACgccaataataaaaaaaaggaaataacataaattaagataaaaacATTTTGTAAAAAGATATCCATTATTAGTAGtaaaacatcaaaatagagtATCCGTTGGTGCAAATTATATACATGCATAAAAAGGGcagcccggtgcactaaagctcccacATACGCAGTGTcagggaaggggtcccaccattttggtgtattgtaagcagccttaccctgttttttacacaagaggttgtTTCCACGACTTGAACACGTGACCTTTCAGTCAAATGACAACAAATTTACCGTAGCGCCAAGGCTCCCCTCAAATTATATACATGCATAACTGGGTAAATTGGAATGTACTAGACTACAAGATGCACAACTATTCCTACCACTAGTACTCAGTAACGAAGTCAGTGCACTCATGCATTCCTGGGAATTAACGAACTCGGTAAAAATTAATTCTTAAACATAAAGGTGGATgcagaaaggaaaaaaaatgataagataaaAATACCTGTAGTTATAGTTCTTCACAACAAAATACAAAGGTGGCCCAATTCTGAGATATTCTGTAACATTATTGAAATACCCCTGCAGGATGACATATATTTAGTTTGAACACATACACATGGATAAAAGAAAACACGAACACATGATGACACAGGCCAAAATATCAAACCTGAAGATATGAGTCTCGGGGAAGAACAATCTCCTGCTCCAATCCAGGTTCAATTCTAGTGCTCAAAGCCTGTGTGATTTAGATGAAGACAAAATAGAAaggggagaagagaagaaaaaagaaaataatgtgtGTTAGAATCCAAACAGGTGtggtttgaaaattttgatggCTATAGAAACAAATCCAAAGACTTACAATGCTAGCCAATGCAAATGCCACAAAAATTGCAATGACAGCTATTTTTACTCCCCAAATACTTAGAATTGGAGCGTGAACCTCCTGAAAGGGAAAATACAGCATTATCATCAGAAATCAAGTAACACTGAGAAAATAATTAAGTCAGCAACAACAAGAAAAAGTTGGATAAAAATGTCATTGTATTCAAAAGGCATGCGAGACAAATTCCAAATTAACACACAGGAAAACTTAAGATTTAAGGTTAAATAAACTGTTTGCTGACAGCTTGAAAAAGAAGCCTTCAACACTagattaccaaaaaaaaaggaccTTTGCAGCAATGAAAATTCAAATCCAACTATGGTAGAAGATTAACGTACCATTGACTCCTTTTTATAATTTCCAGCTATGGCTAGATTAAAATTTATACAACATGCTTCACAAAACTGTAAATAACTCTAGTTCTGTTTTACTCCTCTATTCAGTAccagaaaaaaattattgttagaaAAGATAATGCTAGTTACCTTCATATATCGAGCCAACAAACCAGGTTTCCTTTGTTCAATGCCTGACAGTTTTGAAAAGATAAACTTCAATAGAATCCACCTAagcttttaaatatttttcaatagtAAATGACCGTTTTGGTCTTCCAAAGATATAGATTTTAAAGATGACAGAGGGAAAACttacaatcaatttttttttataaaaaaaaaggaagtgaTAGAATATGAAAGTTTTATCGCAGATTAAAATTAGTTATAATACCTTTATCAGATTCTGCATGCAAAGAATGCACTTTTATGCATGGAAAACAATCAACCCTCTTATCCTCTGCTCTCAAAGAGTCAAGAGCTATCAGAGCTACGAATGCAGTAACTTGCAGGAGAAAGTCCAAAAGAACAGCCAATGCTGTGAATGAAAGCACAAAGGGAAGGTGAGGATTAGCATTTGAGATTTGACTCAAGAAACAACTGAGAATATTGCAGAGGTATGAAATTATTGAAGTCTAAAAACTTACCTGCAAACATGGAGAAGACACGACACGCAGGCATGGAAATGAAGCTTCCAGCTGCAAATGCTAAAACCTCTGATAAACTAGCCAATGTTATTGATGGTCCAACTTCCTCAAGTGCATTGCTTATCCGTCTTTCTAAAGGTAACTCCAGCTGTTGCCTTTTCACAGCATGAACCAGTATACACATATTATCCACCCCAACCTAATGGTGGGAGATTCAGGAAGACAGAACAGGATCAGAAGAATGGtagacataaaaaaattaatgagttGTTGAAATGGAAAATTGAgatataatatttgaatatgAAAGTGTCGGCTTCATGCTAATATACTGTTCTGCTAGTGCATAATTGTAGATTTATTATTGCCCATTTTCGTAGAAAGTGTAATAGAACAACAACAGCTACCAAGCGTTATCCCATTAAGTTGGGTCGGCTACGAtcctaatagtttctcttatagtttttctggGTCTTCCTTTGCCTCTAGTGAACTGACTATCCTCCACCTGATCCACTTTCCTTAATACAGAATCTACAGATCTTCTCTCTACACATGCCTACTTGGTTTGGGTAGGAAAGCTTCAACCTTGAATCTGAACCAGACCTATTTACCCACCTGAGATTATAAATCAAGATCACTTACAGAcattttatcatgttaatatttaatttttaatggatGATTTTGGGTTGACTCTCACTCTACTATTGACAGAAAACTTTGCGGTAATTTCCCATCTCCACATCAAGGCACGGGTTATCGAAAATAACTTTTCCTTTATCTTCACCGTCTGTTGAGAACATATTCTCTCTCCATTCCTTATCATTCTCCTATTTCTGctctaattttttccttttaatcacttgaataaatttagaataattttttccattaatttatttttatgtgtgtATTTCTATGAAGCATCTAGAACACCATCACAAACGTTTCACTGAGCTATCATCCAGCAACTTTATAAGCAAAAGAAAACTTACAGCTAGAACAAGAAATGGGATAACTTCCATGATGATCAGAGTAGATTTTACACCAAGAGCACTAAAAATTCCAACAGATCCAAGGACAGACAGCATGACAAGAATTACTCCTAAAAGACCAAGCAATACCTATAATCCAGAATTAGACAATTAGATATTTATAAGCATTATAAAAAACTATCATAATGATATAAAATGCTTAAAAGTTTAATTCCAAAGTAGTAATGAAGTATTAGGGAGGGggaagaataaagaaaaaagagagatgtTTTTATACTAAGGTTCCCTGGAACTGCACCTTAGATGAAATATAGAAAGAAGAAAGCTGGGGCGTATCCCCTAAAGTAAGAGATATATAAGCAAACATCACAAGATAGCTGACCTGCAATAAAATCAGGTACAATTTAAGGATTAAACAATACACTTCCACAAACAGAAatgattgatttttatttattttttgaaacacGACAGAGAACTCAATCACATAATTTCATGATTGATCATGcctcagaaagaaagaaaagttagTTTTTCATGGTATTATTAAAAAGAATTAGGACacataaatatcaacattaaaagGAAGAGGGATATTACCAATATAGTAATAACATCCGCAGtactttctcttttcaattCTTCCTCAATAGAGCTTTCAGATGAAAAAGCAAGTGTCAAATTTTTCGACTGTGCCATTGGTAACAACTCATCCTATAACAAAGGACATAGTCAATACAGGAAATCACAATAATTAGGAGAACGATAGGGAGTGTAATAGGCCAGTACCACAATACACAACCATGTCACGTCAATAAAGGATAAGCAAGCAATGCACCAAGACATTGTATACATCTTTTTATTGCTTTTTCGACGAGGGAGAACCTAGTTGTGGGACTAGTAAATTAAGCTGCGTGTGACTGTGTGAGTACTAAGACTCGCCAGGAATCAACTTAGTATCAAGTACTTCGTATTCCTAGGTATGCATGAAATTGCAGCAACCTTGACTCAGATTCATTTCTGTGGAAGTAAATTGGCCAATACAAAGTTAAATACAGGGTGACTGACAATGCAGTCTTAGGTTTCGGGACTAACTCCACACCACAAAACCAAAGTGAGGAGTGTCCAAGCTTTATAGGCTCTTTCTCAATCAAGTCAATGTGGTACTTGGGTTTTTCCATATGCACTTTCTCACGCCTGGCACTGGTTTGGTGTGTGTATGGATAATATGGTGAATGACTCAACAATGAATCTAGGATAGGAACTTATCGCACCTTAGGTTTTGGAAATAACTCAACCCAACAAAATCAGCttggattttttaaaatacagGGCAAGTATctaatttaagtaaaaaaagtataaacaaatgaagcatACCTTCACTAACTGAATAAAGGTCTTCTCCCATGCAACTGCCTTTGCATTTTCATTTCCTTCTTCATCAATAGCATTATTTACTGGGTAAGTTACAATAAATGCAGAAGCCTGTCTTGAATAAATGAGATTATAGTTATTATATGCTCCATGAATCCCAATTCATTGACAACACAAAAGAATAGAGAATGTACCCCAGAATAGTCATTCCCAGAAAAACCTCCTAATACAGTGCTTGGATCAAGAGGACCTTTAAATGCACTCATACATTGATCTGCCGAGGAATAATGCTGAATGAATAcaatattagaaaataattagatCATTCTCATTTATATTACATAGATATCATTGTCAATGTTTGTCTTGGAAAAAATTCATATTGGTTAGGTTTAATTTGGTTCGGGTTTTTTCCATGTGTGAGTCCAAACCAATCAAAACCGATGTCTTTTGGTTCGGATATCGGtttcacataattaaaaaacaatcatCCGAaacccaaaccaaaccaaaccattatattttatttcatactATATTAGTAGTgttatcttaaaaaatattttgtattcaTGCATTTTTCATCGattatatattctttttctcattttagGTTATGTGCTTGTTTTAATAGCATAGAAAATCTatagaattttaaataaaagttcttttatttagattttttaaaatatcaaactgATGAACCAAACCAACCCGTTCTTTATCGGTTTGGTTCGGATTTCTTGACAAATGATTGTGAAAACCCAACCAAATCAAACCgactattttttattggttcaaattttttctcccaaaaaccaaaccaaaccgacCCGTTACACCCCTACTTGTAGTGCCAGTAAAAGACAGCATTGACTACTGGATACGGTTGTTCAGTATTGGAGGAGATCTTAGTGGTTTTTTTCATGCGAACGTGCAAAACAACAGCAGAATTAAGAACATCCACTAATGCATTCAACTTCATGATGTAAAGTTAACATTTGCTACCTCAAAACAGTAAGTGAGATGCTCAACTCCACCATAATTGTCGAAATTGTTGGGATCCATTTTGAAGTACTGTCAATTAGAAAGAGACAAGTGTTaatcaaaaggaaataaaatcatgcaaatttattacaataatagtaataataatgaaTTGAAGTTCTCAGTCAATAATTCAATAACTATACCTGCAGAATGCTTTGAGTGGCACATTCTTTGTCTAGTGGCTTCAAACAGATGTCTTGCAGAGATACCATCAAGCCAGAATGATTAGCACGAATTGCATCAACCTGACCGCAATGGATTCAACTTAACAcattcatcaaaatatttcaatactACTGCTAGAGGGAATGGAAAACTAACCTTCTTTTGTACTTCAAACAGAAACTTAATGTTGTCCTCTGACACAATTCTTGGTGATGTACTATTCACATGATCTGGAACTGTTCCCAGTATGAGCTGCAAGTAAAACAACTCTGTCATTTAACAAGATAAATGAACAATaaattgcaattaaaaaaaaaaaaagtgaacaatAAATCTTGCTTGAAGATTATTACATATTGCCTCATGTTGCATAATACTAAGTGGTTTTGACTTGTTAGGATGATCGAATTAATATAAACACTAGATATAAAAGAAAACATGACAAGACTGTTTAGTATGGACTACAATTGCACAACACATGGCTTCGTCACTTCATGCTTTTTGGAAAAGAATGCACTCAGGCAAAGCATTAATAAGGAAAAAATTAGTTCTTTCTGCAACAAGTCCGTCAATAGGTAATTATCCACTGAAAAACCATGCAATTatgcaaagaaataaaaaagatgcaTCCTTTTTTACACATGACGAGGAAAGAAAAtactgaataaaataaaatgagaaatgCATAAGGCAAGGCTGTTTATTATGAACATGAAAAGTTGGATTATTATGGGGATTGGGGAGAACACAAGAAATGGGAAAATGTAAGAACCTGTTCGATTCTGTAAAACGGAGCAAGATGGCTGTCAAAAAACTGCTTCTCTTCAGCTGCTTTACTCCCGGGTCCCACCCAGAGCTGAAAAGTGTAGGAAGTTTTTTTCACAAACAACtaatgtaaaatatataacaataagGTAAAGGCGAAATGTTCAGAAATCGTGTAGCCTTCCTAGATACTTAAACACTAAGACATAATAACAGAACATCAAAGCTTCTTCTTCATTGTCCATGAATTTTTGTATTccatttgaatttaaaatcaCATGGCTCATTGTGTACTTATTGATGCTCTCACCGGAAGATTTTTCAGCCAAAAAATTTTGCCCATTAAAAACAATTCTCAAACAGTGCCATCCACGTTATTACATCCATAAAATAATGAGTACAAAGCAACATGGGGTGTTCAAAACAGAATCTAAATTCACTTTCAAATTATGTCCGAAGTAGAAGCAGGTAATctctttaacaaaattaatccaTCTCTGGAAACCATAAATACCAATGAAGTGGGAAATTAGGTGAATGGAGATATAAAGAGCGAAAAGATCATCCAAAAGGCATGCTACAAATACCAGGAGCGTTTGAAGTCAATGAACAAAAAAACAGGCACTATTTCAAACCAGATAGCTATTTGCTTATAAGTTTCAGATTCAAGTGAGATGAAAAATTCATCCATCATACATGGAAATCATATGCATGCTCATAATGTGTGGGAATAAAGATCTAACTTACAGGTGGGTAGAAGCATTTTAAACAATAGAGTAGAAGCTATGTGATACCTTCTCAGGCCGTGTCTCA
It encodes:
- the LOC25490313 gene encoding NPC intracellular cholesterol transporter 1, with the translated sequence MDLPLRLGLLTFLLQVCLILSLTEAKVLSSNDRTQGEKHSVEYCAMYDICGKRSDGKVINCPFGSPAVKPDDLLSSKIQSLCPTITGNVCCTGAQFDTLRTQVQQAIPFLVGCPACLRNFLNLFCELTCSPNQSLFINVTTVDKVGGNLTVGSIDYFVSDAFGEGLYNSCKDVKFGTANSLVMQFIGGGAQNVKEWFAFIGKKAAPGGFGSPYAIMFPPNATKSSGMEPMNVSAYSCGDISLGCSCGDCPSSSVCSSSSSTTTQKRDSCSLKIGTLMVKCVDLTLTVLYIILLSVFLGWGLYYRTRERKPAYRTKSVSNVISGGQLHSRNQEKDENLPMHQIIEDVSQNRNEVRLSAVQGYMSNFYRKYGLYVARNPIMVLASSLAIVILLCLGLIRFKVETRPEKLWVGPGSKAAEEKQFFDSHLAPFYRIEQLILGTVPDHVNSTSPRIVSEDNIKFLFEVQKKVDAIRANHSGLMVSLQDICLKPLDKECATQSILQYFKMDPNNFDNYGGVEHLTYCFEHYSSADQCMSAFKGPLDPSTVLGGFSGNDYSGASAFIVTYPVNNAIDEEGNENAKAVAWEKTFIQLVKDELLPMAQSKNLTLAFSSESSIEEELKRESTADVITILVSYLVMFAYISLTLGDTPQLSSFYISSKVLLGLLGVILVMLSVLGSVGIFSALGVKSTLIIMEVIPFLVLAVGVDNMCILVHAVKRQQLELPLERRISNALEEVGPSITLASLSEVLAFAAGSFISMPACRVFSMFAALAVLLDFLLQVTAFVALIALDSLRAEDKRVDCFPCIKVHSLHAESDKGIEQRKPGLLARYMKEVHAPILSIWGVKIAVIAIFVAFALASIALSTRIEPGLEQEIVLPRDSYLQGYFNNVTEYLRIGPPLYFVVKNYNYSSESTHTNQLCSISQCNSDSLLNEIAKAALVPDTSYIAKPAASWLDDFLVWVSPEAFGCCRKFTNGSYCPPDDQPPCCAPEDDSCVSVGVCNDCTTCFRHSDLHNDRPSTTQFREKLPWFLSALPSADCAKGGHGAYTSSVELKGYDSGIIQASSFRTYHTPLNKQVDFVNSMRAAREFSSRVSDSLKIEIFPYSVFYMFFEQYLNIWKTALVNLAIAIGAVFIVCLVITGSLWSSAIILLVLTMIVVDLMGMMAILNIQLNAISVVNLVMSVGIAVEFSVHLTHSFTVASGDKDQRVKEALGTMGASVFSGITLTKLVGVIVLCFSRTEVFVVYYFQMYLSLVLLGFLHGLVFLPVVLSMFGPPSRCTNTDQGEDRSSTSS